A region from the Nitrospirota bacterium genome encodes:
- a CDS encoding DUF2784 domain-containing protein, which translates to MSSKLLADIILLFHFAFVLFAVFGGFVALAKPHAAWFHVPVVLWSSLVNLASWTCPLTPLENLFRAQAGQAGYQGGFIQHYIEPMVYPNGLPRDFELIAGISILVWNGLVYAFLVFRLRQRR; encoded by the coding sequence ATGTCTTCGAAACTCTTGGCCGACATCATTCTCCTCTTTCATTTTGCCTTTGTTCTGTTCGCCGTCTTCGGCGGATTCGTCGCTCTCGCCAAGCCACACGCTGCCTGGTTTCACGTGCCCGTTGTGCTTTGGTCATCACTTGTCAACCTTGCGAGCTGGACCTGCCCGCTTACACCGCTTGAAAATCTGTTCCGCGCTCAAGCGGGACAGGCAGGATACCAAGGCGGATTTATCCAGCATTACATTGAACCCATGGTCTATCCCAACGGCCTGCCGCGGGATTTCGAGCTCATTGCGGGAATCTCAATCCTTGTTTGGAATGGACTGGTCTACGCATTCCTGGTCTTCCGGCTGCGACAACGGCGTTAA